From Flavobacterium arcticum, the proteins below share one genomic window:
- a CDS encoding phosphoglycerate kinase, whose product MKTLSDIDFKGKKALIRVDFNVPLDENFNVTDTTRIDAAKPTIDKILNDGGSVILMSHLGRPKGKEDKYSLKHIVAKTSEVLGKDVKFVNDCVGDEVEKAAADLKPGEVLLLENLRFYDEETAGDEAFAQKLSKLGDVYVNDAFGTAHRAHASTTIVAKFFPENKVFGALLAKEIESLDKVLKNSEKPVTAVLGGSKVSSKITVIENILDKVDHLIIGGGMTFTFVKALGGKIGDSICEDDKQELALEILKQAKAKNVQIHIPVDVVAADGFKNDANTQIVDVNEIPDGWQGLDAGPKSLENFKKVILESKTILWNGPLGVFEMESFAKGTIALGEFIAEATAKGAFSLVGGGDSVSAVKQFGLEPKMSYVSTGGGAMLEMLEGKTLPGIAAILE is encoded by the coding sequence ATGAAAACGCTTTCAGATATTGATTTTAAAGGTAAAAAGGCATTAATTAGAGTAGACTTTAATGTGCCTCTTGATGAGAATTTTAACGTTACCGATACTACACGTATTGATGCGGCAAAACCAACTATCGATAAAATTTTAAATGATGGCGGGAGTGTTATCCTGATGAGCCACTTGGGTAGACCAAAAGGAAAAGAAGATAAATACTCGCTTAAACATATTGTTGCAAAAACATCGGAGGTTTTAGGCAAGGATGTAAAATTTGTAAATGACTGTGTAGGCGATGAGGTTGAAAAAGCTGCTGCCGACCTTAAACCAGGAGAAGTATTACTGTTAGAAAACCTACGTTTTTATGATGAAGAAACAGCAGGCGACGAAGCATTTGCTCAAAAATTATCAAAACTAGGCGATGTTTATGTAAACGATGCTTTTGGTACAGCACACCGTGCGCATGCCTCTACCACTATAGTTGCAAAGTTTTTCCCTGAAAATAAAGTTTTTGGTGCGCTTCTTGCTAAAGAAATAGAGAGTTTAGATAAAGTATTAAAAAATAGCGAAAAGCCAGTTACAGCTGTTTTGGGCGGAAGTAAAGTATCTTCTAAAATTACTGTTATCGAAAATATATTAGATAAAGTAGATCACCTCATTATTGGTGGTGGTATGACCTTCACCTTTGTTAAGGCATTAGGCGGAAAAATTGGCGACTCTATTTGTGAAGACGACAAGCAAGAGCTTGCCCTTGAAATACTGAAACAAGCGAAGGCTAAAAATGTACAAATACATATTCCTGTAGATGTTGTGGCTGCTGATGGTTTTAAAAATGATGCTAACACACAAATAGTTGATGTTAACGAAATTCCTGACGGATGGCAAGGGCTTGATGCAGGACCAAAATCGTTAGAGAACTTTAAAAAAGTGATATTAGAGTCAAAAACCATACTTTGGAATGGTCCTCTTGGGGTTTTCGAAATGGAAAGCTTTGCTAAAGGGACTATAGCATTAGGCGAATTTATTGCCGAAGCTACAGCAAAAGGTGCTTTCTCGCTTGTAGGTGGTGGCGACTCTGTTTCGGCAGTTAAGCAATTTGGGCTAGAGCCAAAAATGAGCTATGTGTCTACAGGTGGCGGGGCTATGCTAGAGATGCTAGAGGGTAAAACCTTACCAGGTATTGCTGCTATATTAGAGTAG